The following coding sequences are from one Nilaparvata lugens isolate BPH chromosome 4, ASM1435652v1, whole genome shotgun sequence window:
- the LOC111058492 gene encoding uncharacterized protein LOC111058492, protein MSPKNIENQDAIQADWTPKDLPVQAALPANSPAAEQKQKNGPKTALVRWDTGRSYLLLAFVICQVVWAAVYFPLQTLTDKF, encoded by the exons ATGTCGccgaaaaatattgaaaatcagGATGCAATACAGGCTGATTGGACTCCTAAAGATCTGCCGGTTCAAGCAGCATTGCCG gcGAACAGTCCAGCAGCTGAGCAGAAGCAGAAGAATGGTCCGAAAACGGCTCTGGTCAGATGGGACACTGGACGTAGCTATCTCCTGCTTGCATTCGTCATATGCCAGGTTGTATGGGCAGCCGTCTACTTTCCACTACAAACGTTGACTGATAAGTTTTAG
- the LOC111058491 gene encoding U4/U6 small nuclear ribonucleoprotein Prp4, translating to MSDDEEVLYVKKQKTIHYGSLEEQERQRLAAIAASGGSQLEESSNSPGSPAGDASGMPGNVHTHDEYMELEDEISRDKQALLEEFERRKKARQVNVSTDDSEVKRNLRQLGEPICLFGEGPAERRSRLRELLSRLGEDAIQRKQEEEEERLQQEKDQETTWYHEGPESLKDARLWIANYSLPRAKKRLEAARQEVQLAEATLTARRQELQKHLTGLSIYCSQIGDTRPLSYCNFSPDSKMLATASWSGLCKLWSIPNCELLKTFKGHNCNVGCITFNPLALSDQESICALASCAVDGSVKLWTLNSEEPLADVEGHAPNRVSRIAFHPSGRFLGTCCFDSSWRLWDLAVGQEVLHQEGHTKPVYCLSFQQDGALAASGGLDSFGRVWDLRTGRCIMFLEGHLKSIYGIDFSPDGYHIATGSEDNACRVWDLRRRNCVYTIPAHMNLISDIKYQRSGGHFLITSSYDNTAKVWSSKTWQPLKTLSGHDGKVMGLDISPDSKFIATCSYDRTFKLWAPE from the exons atgtcTGACGACGAAGAAGTGCTGTATGTGAAGAAACAAAAAACGATTCATTATGGCTCGCTTGAAGAACAAGAGAGACAGCGCCTGGCAGCCATTGCTGCTTCCGGCGGTTCTCAGTTGGAAGAGAGCAGCAACAGTCCTGGCAGTCCCGCTGGTGATGCCTCTGGCATGCCTGGAAATGTGCACACCCATGACG AGTATATGGAATTGGAGGATGAAATATCACGGGATAAGCAAGCTCTTCTAGAGGAGTTCGAGAGGCGGAAAAAAGCGAGGCAGGTGAATGTTTCGACAGATGACTCTGAGGTCAAGAGGAATCTACGTCAACTTGGAGAACCCATCTGCTTGTTTGGGGAAGGGCCAGCCGAACGCCGAAGTAGGCTCAGGGAGCTACTTTCCAG GTTAGGAGAGGATGCTATCCAAAGGAAgcaggaagaagaggaagagagactACAACAAGAGAAAGATCAGGAGACCACTTGGTATCACGAAGGTCCCGAATCGCTCAAAGATGCCCGTTTGTGGATTGCTA ATTACTCGTTACCACGAGCCAAGAAGAGGCTGGAGGCTGCTCGTCAGGAGGTGCAACTGGCTGAGGCCACCCTCACCGCTCGAAGGCAGGAGCTGCAAAAGCATCTGACCGGCCTCTCCATCTACTGCAGTCAGATTGGAGACACGCGGCCGCTGTCCTATTGCAACTTCAGCCCCGATTCAAAGATGCTCGCCACTGCCTCCTG GAGTGGCCTATGCAAACTGTGGTCGATCCCCAATTGTGAGCTGCTGAAAACGTTCAAGGGTCACAACTGCAATGTGGGTTGCATCACGTTCAACCCGCTTGCACTCAGTGACCAGGAGTCCATCTGCGCCCTCGCCTCTTGCGCCGTTGATGGCTCTGTCAAGCTATGGACACTCAACAG CGAAGAGCCGCTGGCGGACGTGGAAGGGCACGCACCGAACCGAGTAAGTCGGATCGCATTCCACCCGAGCGGTCGCTTCCTGGGCACCTGCTGCTTCGACTCGTCCTGGCGCCTGTGGGACCTGGCCGTCGGTCAGGAGGTCCTCCATCAGGAAGGCCACACCAAGCCCGTCTACTGTCTCTCCTTTCAACAGGACGGCGCGCTCGCTGCTTCTGG AGGGCTGGATTCGTTCGGACGAGTTTGGGACTTGAGAACAGGCCGCTGCATTATGTTCTTGGAAGGACATTTGAAGTCCATTTATGGCATTGACTTCTCGCCAGATGG ATATCACATTGCCACTGGCAGCGAAGACAATGCGTGCCGAGTTTGGGATCTGCGGCGAAGAAATTGCGTCTACACAATTCCAGCTCACATGAATCTCATCTCTGATATAAAGTACCAGCGATCTGGCGGCCACTTCCTCATTACCTCATCCTACGACAACACTGCCAAG GTGTGGTCAAGTAAAACGTGGCAGCCATTGAAGACTCTGTCCGGACATGATGGGAAAGTGATGGGACTTGATATTTCTCCTGATTCAAAGTTCATTGCCACATGCTCCTATGATAGAACTTTCAAATTGTGGGCTCCGGAGTGA